A region from the Pithys albifrons albifrons isolate INPA30051 chromosome Z, PitAlb_v1, whole genome shotgun sequence genome encodes:
- the STARD4 gene encoding stAR-related lipid transfer protein 4 → MDPLPNPAALSARLRNTLVRYHGIADGEWRVAKKTKDATVWRKPSEEFSGYLYKAQGVVEDVANRIVDHIRPGPYRLDWDSLMTSMDILETFEENCCVMRYTTAGQLWNIIAPREFVDFSYTTSYEDGLLSCGISLDYGEVRPNFVRGFNHPCGWFCVPLKDCPNHSLLTGYIQTELRGMLPQSAVDTAMSSTLANFYSDLKKALKT, encoded by the exons ATGGATCCCCTGCCGAACCCGGCGGCCCTGTCTGCGAGGCTGCGGAACACGCTGGTGCGGTACCACGGCATCGCCGACGGCGAGTGGAGGGTAGCCAAGAAAACC aaagatgCAACTGTGTGGCGTAAACCATCAGAGGAATTCAGTGGATACCT CTACAAAGCTCAAGGAGTGGTGGAAGATGTTGCTAACAGAATAGTGGATCATATTCGCCCTGGACCTTACAGGCTAGACTGGGACAGCTTAATGACTTCAATGGACATCTTGGAAACATTTGAAGAG AACTGCTGTGTGATGCGCTATACAACTGCTGGCCAGCTCTGGAACATCATAGCACCAAGGGAGTTTGTTGATTTCTCTTACACCACAAGCTATGAAGATGGACTTTTATCATGTG GTATAAGCCTAGACTATGGAGAGGTGAGGCCCAACTTTGTCCGTGGATTCAATCACCCCTGTGGCTGGTTCTGCGTCCCCCTCAAGGACTGTCCCAACCACAGCCTTTTGACAGGCTACATTCAGACTGAGCTGCGGGGGATGCTGCCACAGTCTGCAGTAGACACTGCCATGTCCAGCACCTTGGCCAATTTCTACTCTGACCTCAAAAAGGCACTCAAAACATAG